The genomic region AAGGGGACATTCTAGTCTTGATTCACTGTCCAAATAAAAGGCTAAATAAATGTTTTTTAATAATCGCTGCACAGGGATAATTGCATAATCAATTGACTATTTTACCACTGTTGGAAACTGGGTTCCAGTTAAAAAGTTCATGAATCAGGCAGGAAATATTTCCATTCAATTCTTCCAAAAGCTATCTCTGCATCTACTAAAAATATAGCTTTTTAGCTAAAATGATTGCTCAGAAAAAAAGTGAGAGATAAAGACCCAATCTAATTCATATTAAGAATTATTGTTAGAATCAGTTCTACCCTCAGTATCTAGCATTTTGGAATCTGTCCGGAGAAAGAAAGATTATCATGAAGGCAGCACAGATTGGCTGTTCTCAGCAGAGATTTCTAATTGGAACCTAACTATTTGACGTACAATCCAGTAGAGAATTATATTAAGTCAAGTGATTTTGTTGTTGTGCCATCTGCTCAGAAATAGGCATATTCACTGCCTCTGGGACCTTTGATGCAAAATTGCTCAGTTAGCTAATTACGAAATTTGCGGGATTTGTTATGGGTTgtcattagggttgccaactctggttgaacgtactcctgaaggtttcatcacatgaccttccaccTCCAACCGCCCTTTCCAATCAAACAAtctttttttccatctccaatatttttataactaataaataaaagtgtttaaagaaaatgaaaaagaacaGCATTTTTTCTCATGTCCCTATGATCTTTCTCTTGGGtttctcgcagcagtgtccaggagattaatcttcaattcctgaacACTGcaaggcaatcctggagggttggcaaccctagttgacGTGCCATGCCAAATCCTAGTTATGAGAGTTGGTGTGCTATTGGTGACTGAGGGAGAAGTGAGACTGGGTGTTCTGTCACATTAAGAACTATTTACAAAATTGAAAGTAAATATAACATAGTTGAGGTACTTTCTTATCATCAAGGTAATCACTGTGTTTATGTAATCAGCTGTTCAATCAAAAGTATTTATCAAGTCCAATTACAATGTAAATTATTATCTagcgttagatgaagaggggtgtgaggaggctcgtgtggagcaaaaacgccggtgtggaccagttgggccgaatggcctgtttttgtgctgtagactcgatgtaattctatgtaatctatcgGATTAGTCACCCAAATACAATTATTGTTCTATATAATTCCATGAGAATCAGAAAAAATGAATAAGATTATAGTGCAGTGAAGCATATTTTATTCTGCTCAGAAATGTTTCAGTAAAATAATATCAAGCTTTTCAACAGCAATTTAGAAATCCCTCATTCGCCTGAAAGATCCGATAGTTGCACAAGAGCTGCCCCAGTCACTGAATCTCCTGTATTCACCGGGTCTCATGAAGTACTGTCGGCCTCTGTAGTTGGGATGTTCATAGAAGGTCCAGTAACCGTCCATCACATGGCAGGAGTGAATGTCACGGTAGCGGAAACGATCGTAGACAGATGGACAGTCATCCATGAATTCCATCATCTGTCCTCCAAAGTCAGGCCTCTCATAAATCCTCATTTTGTAGGAATCACCTCTGTACtataatataaataacaattaaCATATTAACATATCATCATGCCAACATGACTGCAGCATATTTAGGAAAACAGATTGCTATAAGGCGGCAGAAGGTTATAACAAAACCAAGCAATAGATGAAGTTATTAACCATTAAAGCAAATCATAAACAGTCTATTAAAATATTTGGAACCTTTTGATCGGGTTACGCCATTGTAACTCCCTTACTGCTTACCCAATGAAACATTTATTGTGACTACCTTGGAAGCTGATTTTAGGCTGACTGAAGATGCTGGATTTTCATAATGACAATAACTGGGAGATACTTCACCCAAGATTTCAGCGAATTCTCTCAGTAAAGTAACGCTGGTACCAGGTTTTAGATCGTCCTTTTCTCTTTATAATTAAAGGAGCATACCACTAGCACTTAACAAAGAGGATAACTTGGGGGTAGCCACAGTTTTTGTATTTGTGGGCCGCTTAGATAAATCCTCGTGGGCCAGATATAAGGTTTAAATCATTGTTCCTGTTAATTTAATTTATATCTCAAGCCACTGATACTAACAGATCATGAAGTTATGACATGGGATTTATCTACCAGGGAGGGAACAGCAGTAAGAATGATCCATTGGATACCTCTAGGcttgcaaaattcaaacaggactaaCCAGACAGTAAGAAATGTAAGATAGTTGTTTGGGCTTTGTGGGCCATGCTACCAGGACACACAAGGAGCCCACATGCCCGAGGTGGGACACCCTGATTTAACCAGTATACCCGGGGCAAGGCTTTTGCGCTAACACATCATTTCCCCCCATACCAATGAGAGGAATAAATAAATCAGAACAATTACATTTCAATACTTCCTGTGACTGAGTAACAAACCTGCAACCAGATACTACAATATTAACCATAATTTCAAGAACTTGTCTTACTATGATTGGTCAGAGTATTATAACATTCTCTATTCTTACACCGTTGATGTAACAGTGTGGTGCAGCAATGATTTAATGCTAgcttttaaattaaaatgttaattCATCTTCAGAGACAGGAATTGACAATAGTCTGTTAGGTAAAAGATTACCCATTGAAAAAATGAGGGAATTAGAATAAACCTGTATTAAAAAGGCAGCtggtaacaaaaatctattaacggCCCAACAATATAAATCACACAAGAAAATCATTTACATCATTATCATGACCATAAAACCAAAACTTACATATGGGTAGGTGCGACATGACCTGATATTGTCATCGAATCCCATCCAGCGCTGGTAGTCAGGATATTCTCCCTTGCTCAGAACATACTGGTATCCCATGTAATTGGGTTTCTCATACAGCACCCACCAGTCACTGTCAACACGGATGGAGTTACAGCGGCTGAAGAAAGAGTGCAGGTCAGCACAGTCTGTACTGCACTCATGGTGCCGACCCTGGAAGTTCCTGTCCTCGTAAAAGATGAtctgagaaaaaaaaacataaattaaCCAATAGTTTAAACAGTTTAGAGTTATTATAAAATAGTTAATATAATACGCAAAATACAATGGGCAGGCCAACCTTTCCCATTTTGACTTCATACCTCAAGTCACTGATACTAACAGATCATGAagatctgatttaggatttatctaaAAGGGAGGGAACAGTAGTAAGAACGATCCTTTGGAAACCTATAGGcttgcaaaattcaaacaggaccagCCAGAGAGTAAGAAATGTAAGATAGTTGTTTGGGCTTTGTGGGCCATGCTAGCAGGGCACACTGGGCAGAAGGAGCCCCCATGCCCCAGGTGGGACACCCTGGCTTATCCAGTCTACCCAGGGCAAGGCTTTTGCCCTGCACATCATTTCCCCCCATACCAATAACAGGAATAAATAAATCATGGTGCCGACCCTGGAAGTTCCTGTCCTCGTAAAAGATGATCTGAGGAAAAAACATAATTTAACCGATAGTTTAAACAGTTTAGAGTTATTATAAAATAGTTAATATAATATGCAAAATACAATGGGCAGGCCAACCTTTCCCATTTTGACTTCACAGTTAGATTGAGCTGACTGGATGTGCTATTGCTTCATACAGCTTGGTATTTATATGCTATACTGAAAGGCCATGGTAGAGAATAGCTTTGTTAATTTAATGAGAGAACTGTATTTCAGCAAAAAAGGAACAAAGGACATTTCATATACATTGCAGAGAAACACCAGCATTGATACTAACAAACATGTCATTCATTCTTTTCATTTTGCCTTCATTCACTTTTATTGTTCTGTGACAAAAAGAAAATCAGAGGATGAGATTCCACAGAGCTTTTAAGAGCTGGTGTCATGCAAAACACACAAAATGTTTAATTTCCTACTTTGCTGAGTCTAATAAAAGTATTTTGACATTTCTGTTGCTCCTTATAACCCTTCTGGTTAAAAGCCATTGATTTTTTACCAAAGGTTTACCTCCTAATTGCTGATGGATTATGTTTCTGTTAGTATTATTTTCATCATCTCATTCTGCTATAGCTGGGAatgttttattcattttttttctaattcAGAAATTGCTTAATTACAGAAAATTATATTTATCTGATCAGCCAAAATCTTTAATTAAAATACGAACATTATCAGAGAATAAATCAGGGTCTTAAATCTTCATCATTATTAAACTTgatgacaaaaaaaattaaaatgtattgACATTTAATTAATTTCAATTAGTTCAATAGAATTCTAATTGCATACATAGGTTCAGTTAAGACTTTATATCCATCGTATTATTAATAAAATGGGATTAAAACTATTTCAGAGTTATAGCAAGCAGTGCTTTGTGATAACTGTTTCCTAAATTCCTATAGCGTAATTTAATCAATATCATTAGGAAGATGTGTCTTACTCAAGAAATTAATTCCCCACATGCTACATAAGTTTAGAATAGATCTCAGAACTCTACATTTGggaaggaaaaacaaggaatgggagtacacactcaatggaaagacactgaaggatgtgaatgaacagagagaggattcaaatacataattccctgaaagtgcaggtagataaagccatgaaACAGCCAATAGAActttaggttttataaataggggcatagagtacaagaataaaagagcaatgataaatttgtacaaaacattggttatgcCATAGTTAGAGTACTATGAGCagatttgggcaccccattaaagGAAGGACATGAAAGCCTCAGAAagcatacagcatagattcaccaggatgatgccaaggaTGGGAAACAAAAGTTATGAGGAGAACCTTGGAAAACAGACaatttccattggagcagagagAACAAGGAAGAGGTTTAATTGGGgggtttaaattatgaagggttttgctaTGGTGAACAATGAAAGACTATTCCCTCTGGTTTGGGAGTCAGTGTTGAggggccatcaatttaaaattaccaTTAAGAGAGGGAGGTTAGGTGACATTTCTCTACACAAAGGGTTGTTGTAATATGGAGTACTTTTCCACAGGGAATGGCTGAGGCAGgaatcattgcatcttttaaggttaaatatttgaagcagagggctATGGGAAGAGCTTGGGGTAGTAGGATTAGTTTTgggttgctccagcaaagaggcgccacagacacgatgggctaagcagcctccttctgcactgtaaaccTCTATGGTGCAATGGTTCTTTACAAGAGTTAAGTCTAATTTTGCTCACATGGCATATGTAAATCTGTTTAATGATGGGTGAGGATTGAATGGAGTTTACTTACCAGTTTGCTTTTTTGAAACCTAAAATGATCTCGACTAAGAAATCCAATCAGAAAATTTTAGAACCTTTCAATTGTTTGCTGATATTATATCCGTATCAAATGATCCTGAGATATTGTTATCCACTATATTGCATTCCTGAATAGATATTTGGTTGCTTTCATTTCAAGATTAATCTGGGGttccaaattttaaaaaggaaggaAATTATACAAAAGAACTTAATTTTTTTCCAGAGAGGTACAGTCTTGGGATAGACCTAAAACATCTCCACATATGCCTTTTATCAATGTCATATATCCCACACATACATATTCTATTTGATCAGACAATGGGTGAGCTATATCAAGCTGTAAATTTTAACTGAATTCTTTTTAAATCAGTACGGAAGGAAATTCTCTATCTCTGTGACTAGATTTTAGGAGATCAGTTGTACACGTGACCTTAATATTTCCAATTTTTAAGTTAAACAATCAAGCAATTATCTTACGGCTTTTTCTGACTCATGAATAATATCTGAATTGCAgtattaattaaaatattcttGGTCATTCCTGAATTCCTCAACTAATAGATGAAATGAACAGCCAGTAAATGTATTTTGGATTGACACTAAATCCAATGATTTGCCATCAAATTGCACAGCATATTTAATGTTTCTGGTGTGATGCTCCTGGCAATAAATTGAAACAgcttcacctccaagttcccctttaGCATGTATCAATGtctcttcattgtcgctgagtcaaaatcctggaattccctaccttccCCCATCATGACACTATTATCAATACAAGGGTTGTAGTGGTTCACAGAGAAGgccgaccaccaccttctcagagcaactggggatgggcaataaatgcggccttaccACCGTCATCATCATCCTGAAAACAAATCCAAACAGATTAAGCATCCTCTACTCTCTGGCCTCACTTGACTTGTATGCATGTCTTCTAGCTATGTGATCATAGTTTAAGTTAAATAACCTGTTTCCATTTATATCATGCTGGTCTTAAAGATCTCAGGATCTTTAAGACCAGCATCAAAATTCTTCttaattttcctttcctttctcgattgaaaacaatttgcattttgaGAACCAGTTACCTTCAGCCTTGTTCCCACATACAGATGAATTAACCAATATTTGACTGGCATAAAAACCTGATTTAAGCTCAAACTTTAAATACTTAGTTACTTATGTAGAGCTCATTGATATATTTATGAAAAGTGATGAGAGTAAGAGGGACATGCTAGCCTTGCTTTCTGGTGTAAAATCAAAGAAGAAGGAACTCAGGCCATTGTAATAATAAAGGATTCATGGCAGAAGATGTTCTTCAGTCATACAAAGCACAAAAAAATTCTATATATCTGCAAAGCTAAAAGGGGACAATTCCACTCAACTATTAAAGGTCATTTCCATATCTTGGGGGAGACCAACTGTTAGGGAACATCACAATCCAGAACAATAATCAAAATTGCTAAATCACTTGGCATTATCAACAGGCAAATAATATTTAATAAATCTAAATTAACAAGGAGGAGTAGAATCCCCACGGATCTCTGTAAGAGAAGCATTATGCAAACTTTCTAAATAATATTGCTAACCTTGTTAGGAAAAGCATTATATAGGCTTTCCCTGTGAGCAAGGCTTTCTGTTCTCTGTTATTAAGCACCAACAGGCTTTTGCTCACCTTCTGTAGATAATGCACCCTTGAGTAATGGGAATTATGTCTCATTCCTATCTCATGTGCATAAGATGGGTAAAGGGAGTTGGCCAGAGTTTAGTAAGAATACAGGATGCTTTGGGATAAACatggggctagaaattcggccgtgtaACACCCATTGTTTCgcgctacgcagcctcccgaAGCTCCAAAATGACGTCTGGGATATGCGCGCATGCTTCTAGCGTTATGTCCGCCGGACGCCATGTTGGTAAAgggtttcacacacacacagaaaacgaACGCAGGgttagcatgtaaagtagggagaatatgcgttagatcagtgtgcattgctgatttaaagtgacagatactattttggcacttaacgctccactcaatgcattgtcttaaccaccaacacctgaacatgtcttagatggcctggaggaccccccacaagtgctatttaaagggaccatgcaggatttacatgtAAGTtaatggattattgcttctggctgctgatgcatttgtacctgtttttggaggtctcctatacttgattactaggacgaggggaaatagcctaaaatttagagccaggacttgcaagagtgaagttaggcaacgcttctacacacaaagggtgggagaagtttggaacattcttctgcAAACGGATGTTGATGTtcactcaattgtgaattttaaatctgagattgatagatttctgtgaaccaaggtattaacggatatggagctaaggcgggcatatggagttaggtcacaggtcaacaatgatctcattgaatgacgggaCAGGTTCGaggtgctaaatgccactgccacttgctgcctcctgttatgcgccaccttctcctgcaagaaagcgggacctgtgtcggtgagtgtcctgcaggatgtttgaatgatgtgcctgtcatggttgaatagctgccagtgtttgtgacctgtgagttgtggatttgcggcttgcaacagtggtaatgtgcgagggtaagaggaagcatctgattggaagagttgagtactgaatggaagagtttgttggtaggtaggTGTTGGGGGATGGAGTgcgtggatgtggctagtggtgcagttggtaggagatgcccctTGACAGTTGGCcttattcaccttgaccactcgtgtcaaagcattgaacttcttcctgcgctgcatccatgctcatgatgctatgagcctggcattgagtgcgtcccctactgcctcccactgcctcttgagcatatgtcagaAGCGACttttgccccccctccccacagatattggatgcccctccttctgtccacctcttgcaccaaggctctagtgcatcagcagagaaccttggtgcacgcactctcgcaggcctggtacaaactcagatcggaagattggtgaggtctggcatgcagattagaggatgtgggatttagtagtgcgcaacctttattcaatgttttaacataactcatcagtttgtaaacgtcgggacgggacctgcatctgtgctttatgtgtgcaatgtctgatctccgttcagactccatatggacctgtatcttattttttgcaaataagaggtgcaggctgcctttaaaagttgcagtctgcctttaagaggtgcgagcaaattACACGATATTTGGGCCCCCTGGTGAGAAGTGCAAACCTGGTGCAAGGCATGATTGCTGCACTTGAATGAGATAAGTGAGCAGGCAGAACGAATGTCTCGTGCTGCCTGTATCAGAACCACTGGTTGCAAGTTAATCACGCACCGTGATACCCGGATTCGGGCCCTATTCAATTTAACCTCTATAGTGTCCTTGATAAGTCGGAGACAACTAATCAAAGAGGCCCAATGATGTCAGGTATTCTGTTATCTGGAGTGTCCGGGGTATCTTTGTACACACAGACCCTGAGCAGTTTTGATAAGGGGTCGAGTAATGTGAATAACAAATGTTTAAAGAATGAGTCATAGCCTGGAGACAGAGAAAGCTATTGATGGGAGGCCCATATTTGCACACGGTCCTGTAAAACTAATGTGTTAATAACATATATCAGCTGAGAAGTAAATTGTCCATATTAGAACGTTCTCAGAGCAAGACTGGACCGCTCAACTGTAATTTCAAGGACCTTCGAGAAGTGCACCTCGGAACCTTGCATAGTGATAACCTTTGCCAGATTGTATCCCAATGTCTTATAATTTTACTtataattgtactcttgtattttaatttttgttATTTCTTTTATAACTTATTAATAAAGCGATTATACTTTGGAACGAAACACCtcttagtctttttgattaaagaccAAACCATTTAAAAGATCGCTTACAATCTCATTGAAAgtattttccctctctccctggtgtcctagccaatatttattccccaaCCAAAACCtataaatagattatctggtccattgtcacattgctgtttgtgggacctgtgcacaaattggctgttgcgtttcctacattacaacagtaactacacttcaatagtacttaattggttgtaaagtgatttgggacgtgctgaggttaagaaaggcgctatataaatgcaagttctttctttcttaatatcTAGAGAGATACACTCTGTAGGGAAAGTAGTTTGCATAGATTGGATAGTCATGTAACATACTTTGGTTCTTCAAAGTGGAAACAAAATTGTAGCTGGTGGCTGGTCTAATATTTCTGTTTGCCAGAGCACTAATAAATGGTCCAGTTGTGCTGGCACATGTTAATAATAACTTCCTTGAGCAATTAAAGTGACTGAAGGTCAGTTAATATGAATACTTTCCTGTTGACAATTTCATGGGTGTGATTTGTTTCTATACTACCAGGTTACTTTCCAGCTAAAGGTATTCATTAGTTCACATCACTGTGTTAAATATTTTACTGTGAATGTAATTATTATTCTATGTAACTTTCAGAAAAATCCAAAATCAAAGAAACTAAATTCAATAACAGTATTGTATTACGTTCAAAAACATTTCAGCAAAACAGGGTCAAGTTGTTCCGAGACAATCTAGAAGTCCCTCATACACCTGAAAGATCCGATAGTTGATCTGTAGCCACCCCAGTCACTGAATCTCCTGTATTCGCCGGGACTCATGAAGTACTGTCGGCCTCTGTAGTTGGGATGTTCATAGAAGTTCCAGTAACCGTCCATCACATGGCAGAAGTGAATGTCACGGTAGCGGAAACGATCGTAGACAGATGGACAGTCGTCCATGAATTCCATCATCTGTCCTCCAAAGTCAGGCCTCTCGTAAATCTCATTCTGTAGTTTCCACCTTGGTactgtaatatataaataaaatgtcTGTGATTACCTGGAAACATATACATAATTTTATATTAgcaaatctcccatggcattaccCACTGTAAATTGGAAGATGCGCCGTTTTGTAACAATTAGGGTGTTACTAATGAAGTGTGAGGGTGAAATGTGTCACAGGAGTAAGCATAATGTCTACAGGAAGTGCACACTACACTCAAGacctttaatatagtaagatAAATATAGCAAAATATAGCAAAATTTAATCATATGGTTTAGATCAAATTGCAGAAATTGGGTTCTTCGGTCAGCAGGTTCTCAGTTTGAATTCTAAATTGCTAAATGTCCGTTCACAAATTATCCCCTTGAGCAAGGAACTCAACATGAATCAGCTCCAGTCCTCCCAGTTGCTAAGTAAGTGAGCACCAACTGGGAAGTCAACCGAAACCTGCATATGTAGCAATTACACACTCCATATGAAAGCAAGATGGGCACTATCTTTAATATTGGCCTTTGTTTAAGGGGTGGCTTCAGGAATGTTTGGCTTTGATCATCTGTACAAGTTGAAACAGCTAATGGTAGTGTTTTTACATTCTAAAGATCCAATCAAATAATCAGATCTTTAGAATTAGCACTTGATTGGCTTCTTTAGATTTGCATACTCAAAAACTGATCTTCCTAAGCTTGCTGCTATCTGCTGATTTTTACCTACATAAAAGTCCAACATATAATTTCTTAATACAAGTTCAGGTCTCATTCTTTCATTTTTATTGTGATAGAGAATAAATGCTTGCTGTTCCTAGATTATCTTTGTTTATCTGGTCTGATATTGGATCTCATTCTGCTTAAAGGAATGAATTTCATTAGTGTCAACTGAGTCACCTAAGGGGCTGAAGAAGTGTTGCCTGCAGCAATTCCCCACGCACTGTTTAAGCATGTTGCTTGGTTTGTCAGTCAATTGCTTGGACTGACGGTGTGCATTGAGATGTCTGTGGGCTGCACAGATTTGACATCCAGAGTAATAACACTggaggtgtgcagagaaagttggAATgggaaataagaaaaaaaaacaaaagaaaattcaATAAGAAAGCCAAAGTATAAACATAAAGGGGATAAGGTTGCCTTATAAAcaggtttatgattttgctacagcTAGCACACAAAGTAAAACTTGCCCAAAGGTTTAAATGTTGTGGGCAGGATAGAATTCTGTCCTTTTAAACTATTTGCATGACTGGTACTTGGATTTCTATTGCACATCCGGTGATCACACTCAGCTTGGATCAGGCTACAATTTATAGCTTTTCTAATGTAGGAGGAATAAGAAggtcacatattgcttggataataagagtctaaatggaatagaggaacaaagggatctcgggatacagatacacaaatcactaaaagtagcgccgcagattaataaaggcataaaaaggcaaaccaaacactggggttcatttcttgagggatagaatttaaaagcagataagttatgttaaacttgtatagaaccttggttggatcacacttggagtattgtgcacagttctgggctccatattataaaaaggataaagaggcatCAGAGAGggcacaaaaaagattcacaaggatgataccagaactgagaggatatccttatcaggaaagactgaacaagtaAAGACAAGAAAGgttattttctctagaaaagagaaagctgaggggtgacctgatagagggtttaagataatgaagataatgaaagggtttgatacggtaattgtagagaaaatgcttccacttgtgggggagtccaaaacttaagatcataaatataagataatcactaataaatccaatagggaattcaggagaaatttctttaccgaaagagtggttagaatgtggaatgtgctaccacaaggaataattgaggtgaatagcatagatgcatttaaagggaagctagatgggggtagatgaagtagggagagaggaggctcatgtggagcataaacgccagcataaaccatttgggccaaatggcctgcttctgtactGTAGACTCAAAGTAACTCAATGTAAATTAGTTTATGCACCAGAAGGGCAAGGAATGAAATTATCTGAAAAACACTCACAATAGGTTGTATTTCTTCTACTTGTAGATTTGTGTAACCTACACTCAATATGGATTTAATGACAGATTCACTACTTTAAAAATAGTTCAGAATTTTAATTTCAGCGTATAATCTGGTTTTGCTAATTCTCCATAAAAATTGCAACTTGTATATGGGTAGGTGTGACATGACCTGATGTTGTCATTGAATCCCATCCAGCGCTGGTAGTCAGGATATTCTCCTCTGCTCAGAACATACTGGTATCCCATGTAATTGGGTCTCTCATACAGCACCCACCAGTCACTCTCAACACGGATGGAGTTACAGCGGCTGAAGTAAGAGGACAGGTCAGCATAGTCAGTACTGCACTCGTAGTGCCGACCCTGGAAGTTCCTGTCCTCATAAAAGGTGATCAGTGAAAAGATATAGGGCACCAAatcgggccgtgtagcgccattGTTTCGGCGCCTCCCGAATATCCAAGTTggatgcgccggacaccatcttcgTAAAGGGTTTATCGCATGCTCGGATAACGAACGccagcatcatgtaaagtagggagaatatgcattcaATCAGTGTTTAACGCTGATTTAAtgtgataggcaccattttggcacttaacgctccactcaacttACTTGTTActtgcactgtcttaaccacgacaatccaaacatgtcttagagtgccgggAGGACCCCccgccagcactatttaaagggaccatgcaggatttacagtttagttgctggattattgcttctggctgctgatgcatttgtatctgtttttggaggtctcctatactagaatactaggacaaggggacatcgcCTTACAattggagccaggacttgcaggagtgaagttaggaaacgcttctacactcaagcggtggtagaagtttggaactctct from Heptranchias perlo isolate sHepPer1 chromosome 7, sHepPer1.hap1, whole genome shotgun sequence harbors:
- the LOC137324042 gene encoding gamma-crystallin M2-like, which gives rise to MKIYERPDFGGQMMEFMDDCPSVNDRFRYRDIHSCNVMDGYWTFYEHPNYMGRQYFMSPGEYRRFSDWAATAQLSDLSVPRWKLQNEIYERPDFGGQMMEFMDDCPSVYDRFRYRDIHFCHVMDGYWNFYEHPNYRGRQYFMSPGEYRRFSDWGGYRSTIGSFRCMRDF
- the LOC137324041 gene encoding gamma-crystallin M2-like, with product MKSKWERLACPLYFAYYINYFIITLNCLNYWLIYVFFSQIIFYEDRNFQGRHHECSTDCADLHSFFSRCNSIRVDSDWWVLYEKPNYMGYQYVLSKGEYPDYQRWMGFDDNIRSCRTYPYYRGDSYKMRIYERPDFGGQMMEFMDDCPSVYDRFRYRDIHSCHVMDGYWTFYEHPNYRGRQYFMRPGEYRRFSDWGSSCATIGSFRRMRDF